The Plasmodium coatneyi strain Hackeri chromosome 11, complete sequence DNA segment aatcctacaAATGGCAATTCTTCGCCTTTTAAAGCGgcgttatttttcctttcttctttttttctcacaacATGGGAAAACTGTAACTTTCTCCCTTTCACCCCAATTTTGAAGAGTTATTCATGAAGGAGCAGTtttcgcgtttttttttaaacaaattttggtttcattttttcgcctttttgcGTCAACTTGTTTTGGTATTACTTACATTTTcgcattttcattttgccattttcgttttccctttttggtgCCTCCCCCccgcttttttcccctacctGGGTTTTGCTCCCGTGCCCTCCTGTGCGCCCTTCCGTTTGCGTGACAGCTGGGGATACCACGCACTTTTAGCAAAAGGTCCCTGCGCTCAACCGATCGCCCGTTTTTCTTCGCCCAACTGTGACATATACTCATATGCaagtatatacatttgtgcgtgtatgcatatacataattacGTGCGTCGATTTTTGCCCCccgttttgcattttcccgGCGCACGAACAACAGACGTAAGTTCCATCCAGTGCTGAAATGTGcacaagaaaaataaaacgaggAACCCCCCAACAATTACGCAACGGGCGAATAAGTTGCTGAGGTTTTGAGACAGTGGGTGAAGCGATCGTCAAGTTGTGTTTCCCCGAAGAACAGTTCCCCCTGTAATGGGCAAACGCTGCTAAAATTGAAGtgccacatttttttgcagatAACCAAACAGCAACGCGGAAGGTAGAAACGTTTGACTGGTTAACCGGTGGGACATTTTGCACCCCACCCTGCATCGTGAAGACATTCCATTGGTACACGACGTAGAagcattttttctaaagGAGTGCCTCCCACACGGAAACTGCTAAACTTGGCAAAACATTTACAAACTTCCATacaagatgaagaagaagaacaaggaaGACCTCTACAAGGAGAACAAACTGGAGGCATCGAAATTAAGAATTGCCATTGTGAGCACGGATAAGTGCAAGCCCAAGAAGTGCCACCTAGAGTGCAAGAAAAATTGCCCAATAGTAAAAACGGGAAAGTTCTGCATAGAAGTGGAACACGCATCGAAGATAGCCTACATAAGTGAGACCCTCTGCATTGGCTGTGGTATATGTGTGAAGAAGTGCCCCTTCGCTGCCATAACGATTATAAACCTACCAAAGGATATAAACAAAGACGTTGTGCATAGGTATGGACCGAACACATTCAAATTGCACAGATTGCCTATACCAAAGTTGGGACAAATATTAGGTCTGGTAGGAACGAATGGAATTGGAAAATCAACTGCTTTGAAAATTCTGTCATCTAAGTTGAAGCCAAACTTGGGAAAGTTCAATAACCCCCCAGAGTGGAGAGACATCCTATCCTTCTTCCGAGGGAATGAgttgcaaatatttttcacaaaattgttGGAAGAGCAACTCACCCCAATTATAAAACCGCAGAATGTAGATTTGATCCCAAAACAAATTAAAGGCAACATTTTAGACAtaataaataagaaggatAAGCTGAATAAGAAGGATCAGTATATGAGTGCATTAGAGCTGGACCACCTACTAGACCGAAATGTAGAAGACTTAAGTGGAGGAGAGTTGCAAAGAtttgctcttcttttatCAATAATCGGACAGACaacaaatgtatacatgtttGATGAACCAAGTAGTTACCTGGATATTAAGCAACGCATATCGATGGCGAAAATTATTCACAGCTTAGTTAGACACGATAATTACATAATCGTGGTAGAACACGATCTTTCCATTTTAGATTATCTAAGTGATTATGTCTGTTGCCTTTGGGGAAAGGCAGGGGCATACGGAGTGGTCACCTCTCCCTTCTCCGTTCGGGAAGGAATTAACGTCTTCTTGGATGGCTTCGTCCCTACGGATAACCTACGAATTAGGGAAGAGTCGCTAAATTTTAAACTAGCCACAGATCAAGACGTAACAgatgaagataaaaaaagactaCACTTCTACAATTATCCAACTATTAAAAAAACGCTAAATAGTTTCACCCTAACAATTGACAAAGGAATCTTTTCCGAATCGGAAATATTTGTTCTGTTGGGCCAAAatggaagtggaaaaagtaCCTTCATACGTCTCTTTGCAGGACTTATCAAACCAGATAATGTGGAAAGTCTAAGCTTTCTTGAGTCCCTTAGCGTTTCTTACAAACCACAACAGATACAGGCAAAGTATACGGGCACCGTTAGGCAGCTCCTCATGTCCAAGCTAAAAGGGTTATACACAGACCCCTACTTTAACAACGAAATTATTAAGCCGCTAAAAATTGAAGGCATCCTGGACAACCAAGTCCTAACCCTTTCAGGAGGAGAGTTGCAAAAAGTTGCAATCATCATTACGCTggcaaaaaatacaaacatcTACCTGATCGATGAACCCTCTGCTTACCTAGACTCTGAACAGAGAATTATTGTCTCCAAAATTATTAAGCGCTTCATCCTTAATACAAACAAAACAGCCTTCATTGTGGAACACGATTTTATTATGGCCACCTACCTGGCCGATCACGTCATCGTCTTCGACGGCCAAGCAGGAGTCAACACCGTTGCCAACACACCACAGACGCTCGTTGCCGGCATGAACAAATTTCTTAAAATTATTGACGTCACTTTTAGGAGGGACCCCACCAACTACCGACCCAGGATAAACAAGTACGACAGTGTCAAGGACAAGGAGCAGAAACTCAACGGTAAGTCCACCACCACGCGAAGTGAAAACAAGCgaaaaatacatacacaatacacacatacatacataaatacatacatagaCGCACATGCGTATGaacgtatgtatgtattcattCCTGTATATTGTTGCCCCCCTCCCCGCAGGCACCTACTTCATCATCGACGAGTAAAGTATCCCCCCGTATGGACCATTATGCAATCCCAACTAACCGCCTGACGGTTAACAAATTGGTGGCACTTCccgtgtgtgtatattatgGATGGGCCTAACTGGCCAACCCTGACCAACCCTGACCAACCCTGGACGTGTGTGCTGCCGTCCCGTTGTTACTTCTGTCTGTCTAAACGCGCACATCTGTGAATACGTATCTGTACctgtccatttttccctcttaAAACACAAAACCTTACATGTTCCTACCTACCCTCCTTCATGTGCCCATTTTAATTCATGCCCCGTGCCCCCGCCTCCTACCCGTGCAAGCAATTTTCACTGATatataactttttaaaaacttatcttttttcgtttaaacattttaaaattcgcTCCCCGTCGTTCTCACGGGATCTTTACGATAACGTCTCTCCCGAACAACACCACCGATCGATGCTAATAATTCGCGGTAGAACGATTCACCCGTGGTGGTGCCTTCTtcgtcccccctttttattgtgCACACCTCTAAGGTATAATTACCCACGTTTGGGAAAAATCTCCACCTACGTTGAAGACAACAGATGGTGCAACTACGCAAGGTGGCCAAACGTGGGTCAGTTTTACCACTGGCATAAGCACAATTCTGCCGTTCCCAAATAATTTATTGCCAACCCGCCAAACTGGCAAAGTCGTAGTAACATCCCCACCTCATTAAAAATAACTCACGCTGTTCTCTTCACATGCATATTCCTACGCGCAAACATACAGCacaacatatttttacacagaTACTGCACGTGAATTGCCTCCCGGTTAGCTGCTTCCCTGTACACTGCACTCCACCGGCAATTCTTACTTTCctaatttttcacttcagcAGGATACAATATAGGTTATGCTGCTTAGTGTTGCGTTGCCTattttcgtttcttcctttttatcgATTGCATTTTTAAACCGGGTCGAGATCCAGCCTCACTTCCGTTCCGCCGTTCATACGTTACGCATCATCCGCATAgcaggaagtaaaaaaatgtaatgtgGAAGATTCGCGCCGCATTATACTGTGCAGCGTTTTGTGTGGTTTCTTAGccaaaaaattgacaaaaattTGCTACAACTTGCGCCATTttgcgcgttttttttttttttttttttttttttttggacccCCCTTCTGCTTCTCCAGCTACGCCATTCCCCAACGAGTTACAAAATGCACGAATAAACTCATAGCCAACTAAATCGtgcctcattttttccatcaccAGAGCGAACACAGCGAgggtatatatgcatatataaccCCCCTTGGGAGACGTTCCAGCAGACCACCGCATAAGCGTATGTGCACCCATGAGAACACGCTTACACCGTGGAAGAGATACCACCCCAGGGGATCTCTCATCTCCGACTGAACCACATCCCTCCGCAACAAATAACACACACGGATGACCTTCCTCTGGACGTGTTATATCCTCGCGAAGGGTTAAAGTGTACGTTCGTTTTTATAGCATACCCTGTTGTACGAACTGCTAGTAGGCTACCAACCACACAAATCCCTCATCCCAGCTTACCTCTCTACACAACATTACCTAATAAATGGCGGGAATTCCCTCCTCCCTGAGAGAActattttattccttctcgGACGGCAATGGAATGAACAACGAAGCTCTGGCGGATACCAGTGAGCAGGTGTACATCTCCCCCCTTGCCCTGCTCAAGATTCTAAAACATGGACGGGTAAGCCCAACTTGCAATATCCCAGTGGAAGAACCCTATGTGGAGTTCCTCCTGCCGCTGCGACGCCGAATGGGGGGAACACTAACCTATAACAATTTACCGATTCACCAATTTACCACCTTACAGGCTGGAGTGCCCATGGAAGTCATGGGGTTAATGTTAGGCGAAATAGTAGACGAATACACCATCCGAATTGTCGACGTCTTTGCCATGCCGCAGTCAGGTAACAGTGTGAGTGTAGAAGCCGTAGACCCCGTCTACCAAACGAACATGttagaagaattaaaaaaaacaggaagacACGAAATGGTTGTTGGATGGTATCATTCCCACCCTGGGTTTGGCTGCTGGCTCTCCGGAACAGATgtaaacacacaaaaaagttTCGAACAATTAAATCCAAGGACAATTGGAGTTGTCGTAGATCCAATACAATCtgttaaaggaaaagttgtTATAGATTGCTTTCGACTAATAAACCCACATATGCTCATGCTGGGACAAGAACCCAGACAAAC contains these protein-coding regions:
- a CDS encoding RNAse L inhibitor protein; the encoded protein is MKKKNKEDLYKENKLEASKLRIAIVSTDKCKPKKCHLECKKNCPIVKTGKFCIEVEHASKIAYISETLCIGCGICVKKCPFAAITIINLPKDINKDVVHRYGPNTFKLHRLPIPKLGQILGLVGTNGIGKSTALKILSSKLKPNLGKFNNPPEWRDILSFFRGNELQIFFTKLLEEQLTPIIKPQNVDLIPKQIKGNILDIINKKDKLNKKDQYMSALELDHLLDRNVEDLSGGELQRFALLLSIIGQTTNVYMFDEPSSYLDIKQRISMAKIIHSLVRHDNYIIVVEHDLSILDYLSDYVCCLWGKAGAYGVVTSPFSVREGINVFLDGFVPTDNLRIREESLNFKLATDQDVTDEDKKRLHFYNYPTIKKTLNSFTLTIDKGIFSESEIFVLLGQNGSGKSTFIRLFAGLIKPDNVESLSFLESLSVSYKPQQIQAKYTGTVRQLLMSKLKGLYTDPYFNNEIIKPLKIEGILDNQVLTLSGGELQKVAIIITLAKNTNIYLIDEPSAYLDSEQRIIVSKIIKRFILNTNKTAFIVEHDFIMATYLADHVIVFDGQAGVNTVANTPQTLVAGMNKFLKIIDVTFRRDPTNYRPRINKYDSVKDKEQKLNGTYFIIDE
- a CDS encoding Proteasome regulatory subunit, coding for MAGIPSSLRELFYSFSDGNGMNNEALADTSEQVYISPLALLKILKHGRAGVPMEVMGLMLGEIVDEYTIRIVDVFAMPQSGNSVSVEAVDPVYQTNMLEELKKTGRHEMVVGWYHSHPGFGCWLSGTDVNTQKSFEQLNPRTIGVVVDPIQSVKGKVVIDCFRLINPHMLMLGQEPRQTTSNIGYLTKPTLTALVHGLNRNYYSIVINYRKNELEKNMLLNLHKDVWANPLKLVDFNEQKKTTDENLESIKKLTALYNKNLRGEMNKTNQEIILENIGKIDAKKRIQNCVETLLNDSILTCIGTMANTLFF